A window of the Zhongshania aliphaticivorans genome harbors these coding sequences:
- a CDS encoding sulfite oxidase heme-binding subunit YedZ yields the protein MSAMKSNLRRFSKPMVFFLCLLPLVYIVYAVVTESLGTDPVKSLIHLTGEWAIRLFVLTLAISPMRAWLGWGAALRFRRMLGLFTWFYTSLHLLIVTTYLFAWDWELAKIELAERPYIFVGFAAWLLMVPLALTSSNWAVRKLRKNWVRLHMLVYPSVLLAWLHIAWQVRASYFDAALYAVLIICLLFQRFQKLRKRL from the coding sequence ATGTCTGCGATGAAGTCAAACCTCCGGCGATTTTCGAAGCCCATGGTCTTTTTTCTGTGTTTACTACCCTTGGTTTATATAGTGTATGCGGTAGTGACAGAGAGCCTTGGTACTGACCCAGTAAAATCCTTAATTCATCTCACCGGGGAATGGGCGATACGCCTATTTGTGCTCACGCTCGCTATTAGTCCAATGCGGGCTTGGTTGGGCTGGGGGGCGGCGTTGCGGTTCCGCCGGATGTTGGGTTTGTTTACGTGGTTCTATACCAGTTTGCATTTGTTGATAGTGACGACCTACCTCTTTGCCTGGGACTGGGAGCTGGCAAAGATAGAGCTGGCAGAACGCCCCTATATATTTGTTGGTTTTGCGGCCTGGCTATTGATGGTGCCACTGGCGTTGACGTCGAGTAATTGGGCGGTGCGGAAGTTGCGCAAAAACTGGGTGCGCCTCCATATGTTGGTATACCCTTCTGTACTTCTTGCTTGGCTTCATATTGCATGGCAGGTTCGCGCGAGTTACTTTGATGCGGCCTTGTATGCAGTGCTTATAATTTGCTTACTTTTTCAACGATTTCAAAAACTTCGAAAAAGATTGTAG
- the msrP gene encoding protein-methionine-sulfoxide reductase catalytic subunit MsrP, translating to MLIRSPSGIPSSEITPESVYLERRQFMQGLGVGAIAMAGLGLPSVGLAASDDARQALAFSPVAKKADNPFYTDEKAASFVEASSYNNFYEFGTNKTDPAKHAHTLTTDPWSVQVEGHVAKPGSYPLEDILKLMTLEERIYRLRCVEAWSMVIPWVGFSLADLISVFEPTSDAKYIEFTTLHRREEMRGQRSAFSTIDWPYTEGLRMDEAMNPLAFMSVGMYGKTLPNQNGAPIRLVVPWKYGFKSIKSIVKLRFTSSRPKTSWESIAPSEYGFYANVNPTVSHPRWSQAYERRLPSSLLRPSRIKTEMFNGYGDQVAGLYKGMNLRRYY from the coding sequence GTGCTTATTCGTTCCCCCTCTGGTATACCGAGTAGCGAGATTACACCAGAGAGTGTCTATCTTGAGCGTCGACAATTTATGCAAGGGCTTGGTGTTGGCGCCATTGCGATGGCTGGGTTGGGGCTGCCTAGTGTAGGTCTAGCTGCTAGTGATGATGCTCGTCAGGCTTTGGCGTTTAGTCCGGTGGCCAAAAAAGCGGACAACCCTTTCTATACAGATGAGAAAGCGGCGAGTTTTGTTGAGGCGAGCAGTTATAATAATTTTTATGAGTTTGGTACAAATAAAACCGATCCCGCTAAACACGCTCACACCTTAACAACTGACCCTTGGTCGGTTCAGGTTGAAGGGCATGTGGCAAAACCGGGTAGTTATCCTCTTGAAGATATTTTAAAGCTCATGACTCTGGAAGAGCGAATTTATCGGCTTCGCTGTGTGGAGGCTTGGTCAATGGTGATTCCGTGGGTTGGGTTTTCGCTTGCAGATCTTATAAGCGTATTCGAGCCAACGTCTGACGCGAAGTATATCGAATTTACAACACTGCATCGCCGTGAAGAGATGAGAGGGCAGCGCTCTGCGTTTAGTACTATTGATTGGCCTTATACGGAAGGCTTGCGAATGGATGAGGCAATGAATCCTCTCGCATTTATGAGTGTGGGTATGTATGGCAAGACCCTGCCAAACCAGAACGGTGCTCCTATCCGTTTGGTGGTTCCGTGGAAATATGGCTTTAAAAGTATCAAATCGATAGTGAAATTGCGGTTTACATCTAGTCGTCCCAAAACCAGTTGGGAGAGTATTGCGCCCAGTGAGTATGGTTTTTATGCGAATGTGAACCCCACGGTGAGTCATCCTCGTTGGAGTCAGGCTTATGAGCGGCGTCTGCCTAGTAGCCTTTTAAGACCTAGCCGGATTAAGACGGAAATGTTCAATGGTTATGGTGATCAAGTGGCGGGTTTGTATAAGGGCATGAATTTGCGCCGGTATTATTAA
- the pssA gene encoding CDP-diacylglycerol--serine O-phosphatidyltransferase has translation MTEQPDSEKTKLSFDKEALLLIDDHEEEVSVNGKTERKRGIYLLPNLFTTAALFSGFFAIISGMHGNFENAAIAIFAAMVFDGLDGRVARLMNAQSKFGAEYDSLADMVSFGVAPALVVFSWALVDLGKFGWAVSFIYVACAALRLARFNTQIDTADKNYFTGLASPAAAAVMAGLVWVCAEEGWVEKGVHFELEVFAGLLMALCGMLMILNVRYSSFKGIDFRGRVPFVVMIAVVFIFGLVSVDPARVLLAAAMVYAMSGPVQAIYRRFK, from the coding sequence ATGACAGAACAGCCGGACAGCGAAAAAACAAAATTGAGCTTTGATAAGGAAGCCTTATTGCTGATCGATGATCACGAGGAGGAGGTGTCGGTTAATGGCAAGACTGAGCGCAAGCGCGGTATTTATCTGCTGCCAAACTTGTTTACTACGGCAGCCCTGTTTTCCGGCTTCTTTGCCATTATATCGGGTATGCACGGTAATTTTGAAAATGCCGCCATCGCAATTTTTGCGGCTATGGTATTTGATGGCTTAGACGGGCGTGTCGCCAGATTGATGAATGCGCAAAGTAAATTTGGTGCAGAGTACGACAGTTTGGCGGATATGGTGTCCTTTGGTGTGGCGCCGGCTTTGGTTGTGTTTAGTTGGGCGCTGGTGGATTTGGGTAAATTTGGTTGGGCTGTGTCATTTATCTATGTGGCTTGTGCGGCATTGCGTTTGGCGCGATTTAACACACAGATTGATACCGCCGATAAAAACTACTTTACTGGCCTTGCTAGTCCTGCGGCGGCGGCCGTGATGGCTGGCTTGGTTTGGGTTTGCGCAGAAGAGGGTTGGGTTGAAAAAGGTGTGCATTTTGAGTTGGAGGTGTTTGCAGGGCTGTTAATGGCATTGTGTGGCATGCTGATGATTCTTAATGTGCGTTATAGCAGCTTTAAGGGCATAGATTTTCGTGGGCGAGTGCCTTTTGTTGTGATGATAGCCGTGGTCTTTATTTTTGGCTTGGTCTCTGTTGATCCGGCGCGGGTATTATTGGCTGCCGCGATGGTCTACGCAATGTCCGGACCGGTTCAGGCCATTTATCGCCGGTTTAAATAA
- the ilvY gene encoding HTH-type transcriptional activator IlvY, translated as MNTKELEIFIDLARTLHFGRTGAAMHLSASAVSRSIMRLEEQVGVALFERDNRRVQLSAAGREFLGYAEQAVVNWRSVLQRLHSQGEALQGELKVYCSVTASYSVLSNILEVFRRRYPAIELKLHTGDQADAIERIVEGGEDVGITAKPKQLSSRLQYQELTRSPLRLLIPNIPCAVNEQVAAMEGVLSPSLLADLPFILPERGVARTLIEQWFRQQQIKPSVYAQVSGHEAIVSTVALGLGIGIVPELVLETSFLRERVRVVPVEPALPNMEVGVIVLQQRLSNPLAKAFWECAKSSYSSVN; from the coding sequence ATGAATACAAAAGAGTTGGAAATATTTATCGATCTTGCTCGGACTTTGCATTTTGGCCGTACGGGTGCTGCGATGCACTTGAGTGCGTCGGCGGTGAGTCGGTCAATCATGCGCTTAGAGGAGCAGGTTGGGGTGGCTTTATTTGAGCGAGATAATAGACGGGTACAATTAAGCGCTGCTGGTCGAGAGTTTTTGGGGTATGCCGAGCAGGCTGTGGTGAATTGGCGCTCGGTGTTGCAGCGGTTGCACAGTCAAGGAGAAGCATTACAGGGGGAGTTGAAGGTGTATTGCTCAGTAACAGCGTCTTATAGTGTGCTTAGTAATATTCTTGAGGTGTTTCGGCGTCGATACCCTGCAATAGAGTTGAAATTACATACGGGTGATCAGGCGGATGCGATTGAGCGTATTGTTGAGGGCGGCGAAGATGTGGGAATTACCGCTAAGCCTAAGCAGCTATCTTCCCGTTTGCAGTATCAAGAGCTGACGCGTTCACCGCTGCGCTTGCTAATACCAAATATCCCTTGCGCGGTGAATGAGCAAGTTGCGGCGATGGAGGGCGTTTTGTCGCCAAGTCTGCTAGCTGATTTGCCTTTTATACTGCCTGAGCGTGGTGTGGCAAGAACATTGATAGAGCAGTGGTTTCGTCAGCAGCAAATTAAGCCTAGTGTGTATGCGCAGGTAAGTGGTCACGAGGCGATTGTGAGTACGGTTGCATTGGGCTTGGGGATTGGTATTGTGCCTGAGTTGGTTTTGGAGACGAGCTTTCTTCGCGAGCGTGTACGGGTCGTTCCGGTGGAGCCCGCGTTGCCTAATATGGAGGTGGGGGTGATTGTGTTGCAGCAGCGTCTATCAAATCCGCTTGCTAAAGCATTCTGGGAATGTGCCAAGTCATCGTACAGCTCAGTGAATTAA
- the ilvC gene encoding ketol-acid reductoisomerase, with protein sequence MGQNYFNSLPLRLQLQELGKCRFMDRSEFADGCEYLKGKKIVIIGCGSQGLNQGLNLRDSGLDVSYTLRAEAIAEKRQSWKNATENGFTVGTYEELVPTADVVMNLTPDKQHTPVVNAVMPLMKEGACLDYAHGFNLVEEGMQIRKDLTVVMMCPKCPGTEVREEYKRGFGVPTLIAVHRENDPKGEGMAIAKALASGTGGDRAGVLESSPIAEVKSDLMGEQTILCGMLQTGAILCFDKMVEQGIDAGYASKLIQYGWETVTEGLKYGGITNMMDRLSNPAKIKAFDLAEELKDIMRPLYEKHQDDIISGHFSKTMMEDWANDDKNLHGWRAATAETAFEKTPAGDVEISEQEYYDHGILLVAMCKAGVELAFECMVAAGMEPESAYYESLHETPLIANTIARRKLYEMNVVISDTAEYGCYLFDHACRPLLTDFMSKVSTDIIGKGLNIKDLGVDNAELITVNAEIRNHPVEVVGRRLRGYMTAMKKIV encoded by the coding sequence ATGGGTCAGAATTATTTCAATAGCTTACCGCTTCGCCTTCAACTCCAAGAACTTGGCAAATGCCGGTTTATGGACCGCAGCGAATTCGCAGACGGCTGCGAATATTTAAAGGGCAAAAAAATTGTCATCATCGGCTGTGGCTCACAAGGGCTTAACCAAGGTTTAAATCTTCGCGATTCTGGTCTCGACGTTTCTTATACACTCCGTGCCGAAGCCATCGCTGAAAAGCGCCAAAGCTGGAAGAATGCTACTGAAAATGGCTTTACCGTTGGCACCTATGAAGAGCTAGTACCAACTGCCGACGTAGTAATGAACCTGACACCAGACAAGCAACACACTCCCGTTGTTAATGCAGTAATGCCCTTAATGAAAGAAGGTGCTTGCCTAGATTACGCCCACGGCTTCAACCTTGTTGAAGAAGGCATGCAGATCCGCAAAGACTTAACAGTGGTAATGATGTGCCCTAAATGCCCTGGCACAGAAGTACGCGAAGAGTACAAGCGTGGCTTTGGTGTTCCAACGCTTATCGCCGTTCACCGCGAAAATGATCCCAAAGGCGAAGGCATGGCCATTGCTAAAGCCTTAGCTTCTGGTACAGGCGGCGATCGCGCCGGCGTTTTGGAGTCATCTCCGATTGCCGAAGTTAAATCTGACCTAATGGGCGAGCAGACTATTTTATGTGGCATGCTGCAAACAGGCGCCATCCTTTGCTTTGACAAAATGGTTGAGCAAGGCATCGACGCCGGCTACGCCTCTAAACTTATTCAGTACGGCTGGGAAACTGTCACTGAAGGCCTTAAGTACGGCGGCATCACCAATATGATGGATCGTCTTTCTAACCCTGCAAAAATCAAAGCATTTGATTTAGCAGAAGAGTTAAAAGACATCATGCGCCCACTGTACGAAAAGCACCAAGACGACATTATCAGCGGTCACTTCTCCAAGACCATGATGGAAGACTGGGCTAACGACGACAAAAACCTCCACGGCTGGCGTGCAGCAACTGCTGAAACCGCGTTTGAGAAAACGCCAGCAGGCGATGTAGAAATCAGCGAGCAAGAATACTACGACCACGGCATCTTACTGGTCGCCATGTGTAAAGCCGGTGTTGAACTTGCGTTTGAGTGCATGGTTGCCGCTGGCATGGAGCCAGAGTCTGCTTACTACGAGTCTCTGCATGAAACACCGTTGATTGCTAACACCATTGCCCGCCGCAAGCTGTATGAAATGAACGTGGTAATTTCGGATACTGCAGAATACGGTTGCTATCTGTTCGATCACGCCTGCCGCCCACTGCTAACCGACTTTATGAGCAAAGTCTCTACCGATATTATCGGTAAAGGTTTGAACATCAAAGACCTAGGCGTAGACAATGCGGAGCTTATTACCGTTAACGCTGAAATCCGCAACCACCCTGTCGAAGTTGTTGGCCGCAGATTGCGCGGTTATATGACAGCGATGAAGAAAATCGTTTAA
- a CDS encoding PaaI family thioesterase: MNSSELQQLIQRVPYAQTIGIVASDESGCFLLPVKKTNIGNPTLPALHGGALAGFMELSAMIHVLQLNQTQAIPKVVDFSVDFVRAGRYVTTHSRCKLVYLGRRMMNVGISAWQEDEASPIAMARAQFLVKA, encoded by the coding sequence ATGAATAGCTCAGAATTGCAGCAGCTAATTCAGCGTGTCCCTTATGCGCAAACCATCGGTATTGTTGCCAGTGATGAGTCTGGTTGCTTTTTGCTGCCAGTAAAAAAGACCAATATTGGTAATCCGACGCTTCCGGCCCTTCATGGTGGTGCATTGGCTGGCTTTATGGAGCTATCGGCCATGATCCATGTTCTACAGCTTAATCAAACCCAGGCCATTCCTAAGGTTGTCGACTTTTCGGTGGATTTTGTGAGGGCTGGTCGGTACGTCACTACGCATTCTCGTTGTAAGTTGGTGTATCTTGGAAGGCGGATGATGAATGTCGGAATCAGCGCGTGGCAAGAGGACGAAGCGTCGCCGATTGCCATGGCTCGGGCGCAATTTTTAGTAAAGGCGTAA
- a CDS encoding PaaI family thioesterase, translating into MALDFEELHCFVDSVLTGNEGDHFTTLGIRSEFVSRHKVGMSMPYSEVLIGDPDTGVIHGGAITALLDTCCGFAAATALDDLGMTPTIDLRVDYMRAATPGHTVYADAEVYRITESVIFTRAVAHHGDAEEPIASAVANFFRMELALFDDMRRDFRASQAAIKAGLALGEKS; encoded by the coding sequence ATGGCTTTAGATTTTGAAGAATTACACTGTTTTGTCGATTCGGTGTTGACCGGAAATGAGGGTGACCATTTCACCACCTTGGGGATTCGCTCAGAGTTTGTCAGTCGTCATAAAGTCGGCATGTCGATGCCCTATAGCGAGGTGCTGATCGGTGATCCTGATACGGGCGTTATTCACGGCGGCGCGATTACTGCTTTATTGGATACCTGTTGCGGTTTTGCGGCAGCAACAGCGCTGGATGATTTGGGGATGACACCTACGATCGATCTGCGGGTTGATTATATGCGTGCAGCCACACCAGGGCATACGGTATATGCAGATGCGGAGGTTTATCGGATTACTGAAAGTGTTATTTTTACTCGCGCGGTGGCGCATCATGGTGATGCTGAAGAGCCGATTGCCTCGGCTGTGGCTAATTTCTTCCGAATGGAGTTGGCTTTGTTTGACGATATGCGTCGAGACTTTCGTGCTTCCCAAGCGGCGATAAAAGCAGGCTTAGCTTTGGGGGAGAAATCTTAA
- a CDS encoding sodium:solute symporter family protein — MDIRIWTFLIVGLSFVLYIGIAIYCRAGSTKEFYVAGGGVHPVVNGMATAADWMSAASFISMAGLISFMGYDGAVYLMGWTGGYVLLALCLAPYLRKFGKFTVPDFIGDRYYSQTARTVAVICAIFVSFTYVAGQMRGVGVVFSRFLEVDITTGVMLGMAIVFFYAVLGGMKGITYTQVAQYCVLMMAYLVPAIFISIMVTGHVIPQFGFGATLADGSGVHLLDKLDGLSAELGFAAYTSGTKSTIDVLFITAALMVGTAGLPHVIVRFFTVPKVKDARKSAGWALIFIAVLYTTAPAIAGFARLNMITTINGADSQGTEYSEAPTWVSNWEKTGLIGWEDKNNDGRMFYSGDERNEMHIDRDIMVLANPEIADLPAWVIALVAAGGVAAALSTSAGLLLVISTSISHDLLKRNLMPNISDKLELRYARGAAAVAVCIAGYLGINPPGFVAQVVAFAFGLAASSFFPAIILGIFYKRMNKQGAISGMVSGLLFTVAYIVYFKFINPAASVPENWWFGVSPEGIGTLGMIVNFVVAAVVCHLTPAPPQDVQDMVESIRYPQGAGVAQVH; from the coding sequence ATGGATATTAGAATTTGGACGTTTTTAATTGTCGGCTTGAGTTTTGTTTTGTATATCGGTATCGCAATCTACTGCCGCGCTGGTTCAACAAAAGAATTCTACGTTGCTGGCGGTGGTGTGCATCCTGTTGTTAATGGTATGGCGACGGCTGCTGACTGGATGAGCGCGGCCTCGTTTATATCTATGGCGGGTTTGATTTCGTTTATGGGTTATGACGGTGCCGTGTATCTCATGGGCTGGACCGGTGGCTATGTGTTATTAGCACTTTGCCTCGCACCTTATTTAAGAAAGTTTGGAAAGTTTACGGTGCCGGACTTTATTGGTGATCGTTATTACTCCCAGACTGCGCGAACAGTGGCAGTTATCTGTGCTATTTTTGTGTCCTTCACTTATGTGGCAGGGCAAATGCGCGGGGTTGGTGTGGTATTCAGCCGTTTCCTAGAGGTTGATATCACGACCGGGGTGATGTTGGGTATGGCAATCGTGTTTTTCTATGCTGTATTAGGAGGGATGAAAGGCATAACCTATACTCAGGTTGCTCAATACTGCGTGCTGATGATGGCGTATCTAGTACCAGCGATTTTTATTTCGATCATGGTTACTGGGCATGTTATTCCGCAGTTTGGTTTTGGTGCAACTTTAGCGGACGGGTCAGGAGTGCATCTGCTAGATAAACTTGATGGTTTATCTGCTGAGTTAGGCTTCGCAGCTTACACCAGCGGTACTAAATCTACGATCGATGTGTTGTTTATCACCGCAGCTTTAATGGTGGGTACTGCTGGCTTACCTCATGTGATTGTCCGCTTCTTTACAGTACCTAAAGTAAAGGACGCACGTAAATCTGCGGGTTGGGCTTTAATATTCATTGCTGTGTTGTATACCACGGCGCCTGCGATTGCTGGTTTTGCCCGGTTGAATATGATTACCACGATTAACGGAGCAGACAGTCAGGGAACGGAATATAGCGAAGCGCCTACCTGGGTCAGTAATTGGGAAAAAACCGGCTTGATTGGCTGGGAAGACAAGAACAATGATGGACGTATGTTCTATTCTGGGGACGAGCGCAACGAGATGCATATCGACCGAGATATTATGGTCTTGGCCAACCCTGAAATTGCAGACCTTCCTGCTTGGGTTATTGCTTTGGTCGCGGCTGGTGGCGTAGCCGCAGCCTTGTCGACGTCAGCAGGCTTACTATTAGTTATCTCGACCTCTATTTCTCATGATTTATTAAAACGAAATTTGATGCCGAATATCTCGGATAAGTTAGAGCTAAGATATGCTCGCGGTGCGGCAGCGGTGGCAGTGTGTATTGCTGGTTATCTCGGGATTAATCCGCCGGGGTTTGTCGCGCAGGTTGTGGCTTTTGCCTTTGGCTTGGCGGCGTCGAGCTTCTTCCCAGCGATTATCCTAGGTATATTTTATAAGCGCATGAACAAGCAGGGTGCTATATCAGGTATGGTTAGTGGCCTTCTGTTTACTGTTGCGTATATTGTGTATTTTAAATTTATTAATCCTGCAGCCAGCGTGCCAGAGAATTGGTGGTTTGGCGTGTCGCCAGAAGGGATTGGTACTTTAGGCATGATTGTTAATTTTGTGGTTGCCGCTGTAGTGTGTCATTTAACCCCTGCTCCACCGCAAGATGTGCAAGATATGGTTGAGAGTATTCGTTATCCACAGGGGGCTGGTGTAGCGCAGGTTCATTAG
- a CDS encoding DUF4212 domain-containing protein has product MAFHSKELAKAYWRENIKLLLSLLFIWALVSFGFGIILADTLNQIQFFGFKLGFWFAQQGSIYSFVVLIFVYVYKMNKLDEKYDVQED; this is encoded by the coding sequence ATGGCGTTTCATTCCAAAGAACTTGCAAAAGCATACTGGCGGGAGAATATAAAACTCTTGCTTAGTTTGCTATTCATATGGGCCCTAGTGTCTTTTGGCTTCGGGATTATTTTGGCTGATACATTAAATCAGATTCAATTTTTTGGATTTAAATTGGGTTTTTGGTTTGCGCAGCAGGGATCTATTTACTCGTTTGTGGTGCTGATTTTTGTGTACGTTTACAAAATGAATAAGCTCGACGAAAAATACGATGTCCAAGAAGACTAG
- a CDS encoding DcaP family trimeric outer membrane transporter, whose amino-acid sequence MTSAVCLALPFSVMAEVTPLETIEQRVARLEAALAEQENSSEEAASTSETQYSFGGYIKLDVLASHYSDGDRSLAAVGDDFLVASTIPIGGESGDSYVDMQAKHSRIWFKTARDTDVGVITTYIEMDFGINQIGDERISNSSVSRVRHAYLNWQYSKKSTLLAGQTWSTFFNVGSLPDTLDFVGPVGTLFERQAQLRWTQTLADGSAMMMSLENPSSGLYGQSGSDAGAGAYDNNTMPDIVFRYNQTSGDFNYSLSAVVREIAYKQNFNNSQAQAVAGEDKVYGYGFSFAGVWQLGVDDIRLQLNGGNALGRYLGLQSYRDGIITDNGDIKLIDSVGGYLAYRHYWAPKWRSSVVVSASSADNPSSVASTTAASYQSAHANLIYSPVSALSFGLEYIHARKTIERPVNGDDSGDVNRLQFSAKYVF is encoded by the coding sequence ATGACGTCTGCTGTCTGTTTGGCACTACCGTTCTCGGTGATGGCCGAAGTCACTCCGCTCGAAACTATTGAACAGCGTGTGGCGCGATTGGAGGCTGCGCTTGCTGAACAAGAAAATTCTTCCGAAGAAGCCGCATCAACATCTGAGACGCAGTACAGTTTTGGTGGGTATATTAAGTTAGATGTGCTGGCTAGTCATTATAGCGATGGCGATCGCTCTTTGGCTGCGGTAGGGGATGACTTCCTTGTCGCATCCACCATACCGATAGGTGGGGAATCTGGTGACAGTTATGTTGATATGCAGGCAAAGCATTCGCGCATTTGGTTTAAAACAGCACGTGATACGGACGTTGGTGTAATAACGACGTATATCGAAATGGATTTCGGGATTAATCAGATAGGTGATGAGCGAATTAGTAATTCTTCCGTATCGAGGGTCCGGCATGCTTACTTGAATTGGCAATATAGTAAAAAGAGCACTTTGTTGGCGGGGCAAACGTGGAGCACTTTTTTTAATGTTGGCAGTTTGCCCGACACATTAGACTTTGTGGGGCCCGTAGGCACGTTATTTGAGCGCCAAGCGCAATTGCGTTGGACGCAAACATTGGCAGATGGCAGTGCGATGATGATGTCGCTGGAAAACCCGTCAAGCGGATTGTATGGGCAAAGTGGTTCGGATGCCGGGGCGGGCGCTTACGATAATAATACGATGCCGGATATTGTTTTCCGGTACAACCAAACGTCCGGTGATTTTAACTATAGTTTGTCGGCAGTAGTCCGCGAAATCGCTTATAAGCAAAACTTTAATAACAGTCAGGCGCAAGCGGTTGCTGGCGAGGATAAGGTCTACGGCTATGGTTTTAGTTTTGCTGGAGTGTGGCAACTTGGTGTAGATGATATTCGCCTGCAACTTAATGGTGGTAATGCCTTAGGTCGCTATTTGGGTTTGCAGAGTTATCGAGATGGCATCATTACAGATAATGGCGACATTAAATTAATCGATTCTGTCGGCGGGTATCTCGCGTATCGGCATTATTGGGCGCCGAAGTGGCGTAGCAGTGTCGTGGTGTCCGCTAGTTCAGCAGATAACCCCAGTAGTGTTGCTAGTACCACTGCGGCGTCATATCAAAGTGCTCACGCTAACCTCATCTATTCCCCCGTTTCTGCATTAAGTTTTGGGCTTGAATATATTCATGCAAGAAAAACAATTGAACGTCCCGTTAATGGTGACGATAGCGGCGATGTAAATAGGCTGCAGTTCAGTGCCAAATATGTGTTTTAA